The proteins below are encoded in one region of Anaerolineales bacterium:
- a CDS encoding aminoacyl-tRNA hydrolase, translated as MTESDDSLQIQPTQRQGPFLIAGLGNPGRQYENNRHNVGFMLVSRLAAKLDTSFGQVQSRALVAKTSYFGERVILIKPQTFMNESGKAVSSLVHFYKVPIENLLVAYDDVDLPLGTLRIRPFGGSAGQKGMQSIIERLGTDEFPRLRIGTGRPPGRMEAADYVLQDFPSSDAELLKQTLDRAVEAVLTYTRFGLERSMNLFNG; from the coding sequence ATGACTGAATCAGATGATAGCCTTCAAATCCAACCCACCCAACGCCAAGGGCCTTTTTTAATCGCGGGGCTGGGTAACCCGGGCAGGCAATACGAGAACAACCGCCATAACGTAGGTTTCATGCTGGTAAGCCGCCTGGCAGCAAAGCTTGACACAAGCTTTGGGCAGGTACAGTCACGTGCCCTGGTGGCGAAAACTTCCTATTTCGGTGAGAGGGTAATCCTGATTAAACCTCAAACTTTTATGAATGAATCCGGCAAAGCAGTCAGCTCCCTGGTACATTTCTACAAGGTTCCCATAGAAAACCTGCTGGTGGCCTATGATGACGTTGATTTGCCTTTGGGGACGCTTCGCATCCGCCCGTTCGGTGGCTCGGCTGGCCAAAAGGGGATGCAGTCAATTATCGAGCGTCTGGGGACCGACGAATTCCCTCGCTTGCGAATCGGCACGGGCAGGCCGCCGGGTAGGATGGAAGCCGCAGATTACGTGCTGCAAGACTTCCCATCCAGTGACGCCGAGCTCTTGAAACAAACCCTAGATAGGGCGGTTGAGGCTGTACTGACCTACACTCGGTTCGGTCTGGAGCGGTCAATGAACTTGTTCAATGGTTGA
- a CDS encoding CTP synthase: MSTKYIFFTGGVVSSVGKGVTAAAIGRLLKERGFNVTAQKLDPYINVDPGTMSPYQHGEVYVLDDGAETDLDLGHYERFIDTSLNKVCNFTSGQVYAEVITKERRGDYLGGTIQVIPHITNEIKRRIMLVSKTTGAEIVLVEIGGTVGDIESLPFLEALRQMRSDIGREDTIYIHVTWLPHIGATDELKTKPTQHSVAELRSIGIAPDMIVARSDYPVGEDLCDKIALFCDVEKKAVVPMVTTPILYEVPLKLEKAGVAEYLLKRAGLAARLQPDWTGWEALVKKVALPKPKVKVALVGKYVELHDAYMSVREALHHAGLALDVEVEILWVHSSDLEKGRGWEEIEQAHAILVPGGFGSRGIEGKLQAARYAREKKVPYLGLCLGMQLMVVDFARMIFKNETPNSTEFDRSTPYPVIDLMPDQRGVIDMGGTMRLGLYPCQLQQGSIAGDAYQQTLVQERHRHRFELNNTYRDILVENGMRFSGISPDGRLVEIAELDDHPFMVGTQFHPEFLSRPNRPHPLFVAFIKAAKDRAGIN; the protein is encoded by the coding sequence ATGTCGACTAAGTACATCTTTTTCACAGGTGGTGTGGTCAGCTCAGTGGGCAAGGGTGTCACTGCGGCAGCGATCGGCAGGTTGCTGAAAGAACGCGGCTTCAACGTCACAGCCCAAAAATTAGACCCATACATTAATGTTGATCCCGGCACGATGAGTCCCTATCAGCACGGTGAAGTGTACGTCTTGGATGATGGGGCCGAAACCGACCTGGACCTGGGCCATTACGAGCGGTTCATCGATACCAGCCTGAACAAGGTATGCAACTTCACAAGCGGTCAGGTATATGCTGAGGTGATCACCAAGGAAAGGCGCGGTGATTACCTGGGCGGGACAATCCAGGTCATCCCCCACATTACCAATGAAATCAAGCGCCGCATCATGCTGGTTTCCAAGACCACCGGGGCAGAGATCGTTTTGGTTGAAATCGGCGGCACGGTGGGTGATATTGAGTCGCTACCTTTCCTGGAAGCGCTGCGTCAGATGCGCTCGGATATCGGCCGGGAGGACACCATTTATATTCATGTGACATGGCTGCCCCATATTGGCGCGACAGATGAGCTGAAGACTAAACCCACCCAGCACTCGGTGGCCGAGCTGCGCTCGATCGGCATCGCACCCGATATGATCGTGGCGCGCTCCGATTACCCGGTGGGCGAAGACCTGTGCGATAAGATAGCTTTATTCTGCGATGTAGAGAAGAAGGCAGTCGTCCCGATGGTGACGACGCCAATTCTATATGAAGTACCTTTGAAACTTGAAAAGGCCGGGGTAGCTGAATATTTGCTTAAACGGGCTGGATTGGCAGCCCGCCTCCAGCCTGATTGGACCGGCTGGGAAGCCCTGGTAAAAAAGGTAGCCCTCCCCAAGCCGAAGGTGAAGGTTGCCCTGGTTGGGAAATACGTCGAATTACATGATGCCTATATGAGCGTTAGGGAAGCGCTGCACCATGCCGGGCTTGCTCTAGACGTTGAAGTGGAAATCCTGTGGGTGCACTCTTCGGACCTCGAAAAAGGGCGTGGTTGGGAAGAGATCGAGCAAGCGCATGCCATCCTGGTGCCCGGAGGCTTTGGTTCACGCGGCATCGAAGGAAAATTACAGGCCGCCCGTTACGCTCGGGAGAAAAAGGTACCCTATCTTGGCCTGTGCCTGGGGATGCAGCTGATGGTGGTCGATTTTGCGCGAATGATCTTTAAAAACGAGACACCAAACTCCACCGAGTTCGACCGGTCTACCCCCTACCCGGTGATCGACCTGATGCCCGACCAACGTGGGGTGATCGATATGGGTGGGACGATGCGGCTGGGCTTGTATCCCTGCCAGCTTCAACAGGGCTCGATCGCCGGTGATGCCTACCAGCAAACTCTGGTGCAGGAACGCCATCGGCACCGCTTCGAGCTCAATAATACCTATCGCGATATTTTGGTAGAGAACGGGATGCGCTTTTCGGGGATTTCACCCGATGGCAGGCTGGTGGAAATCGCTGAACTGGATGATCATCCTTTCATGGTGGGCACGCAGTTCCACCCTGAGTTTCTATCTCGCCCGAACCGACCCCATCCACTCTTCGTGGCATTCATCAAAGCCGCCAAAGATAGGGCAGGTATCAATTAA